A portion of the Brevundimonas pondensis genome contains these proteins:
- a CDS encoding ArnT family glycosyltransferase, with amino-acid sequence MNRPNLDHLIAGWRGPVLAALLTLLAGLPSMMLLPPLDRDESRFAQATAQMLESGDFVDIRFQDEPRWKKPVGIYWMQAVAVGLTSDVEDRNIQPYRLPSLFGAMLAAWAVAWAGAALFGNRAGFLAGAMLGATFLLSSEAGIAKTDAMLCGLTTLSMAALARIYMATRAGEKPVRWHKLLFWLGIGLSILIKGPIGLLVVALSIIALSVWDRNIKWLGRLGWGWGLPLVALLVGPWAIAITIATDGGFWREAIGGDLAPKLAGAHESHGGFIGMYALLSPLLLFPVTLMLPAALSTGWHRRAEPAIRFAVCWLLPAWLMFEIAPTKLWHYTLPTFGAIALLAAAALTRPIGKVSRISGALLGLFAAVVICAITVYGLTEFGRSTAQTWATVTIVFAVMAAAVGGFLLVNRAAITGVLAAILCGVIAHAGLAGTIRQLRPLSIAPRLVKTLESAELSPAQGRYPGPVAITGFHEPSFVFLTGRDTQLTDGPGAARALAEGRPAIVEAHDDEEFRRALADLGAAGRAVGVVSGHNYSSGDDVRLTVYAPAGAGERSAR; translated from the coding sequence ATGAACCGCCCGAACCTGGATCACCTCATCGCCGGCTGGCGCGGCCCCGTTCTGGCGGCCCTGCTGACCCTGCTCGCCGGTCTGCCCAGCATGATGCTGCTGCCGCCGCTGGATCGCGACGAAAGCCGCTTCGCCCAGGCGACCGCGCAGATGCTGGAAAGCGGCGACTTCGTCGACATCCGCTTCCAAGACGAGCCGCGCTGGAAGAAGCCGGTCGGCATCTACTGGATGCAAGCCGTGGCCGTCGGCCTGACCTCGGACGTCGAGGACCGCAACATCCAGCCCTACCGCCTGCCGTCCCTGTTCGGGGCCATGCTGGCCGCCTGGGCCGTGGCCTGGGCCGGCGCCGCCCTGTTCGGCAACCGCGCGGGCTTCCTGGCCGGCGCCATGCTGGGCGCCACCTTCCTTTTGTCCTCCGAGGCGGGCATCGCCAAGACCGACGCCATGCTATGCGGCCTGACCACCCTGTCGATGGCGGCGCTGGCGCGGATCTATATGGCGACGCGTGCGGGCGAAAAGCCGGTGCGCTGGCACAAGCTGCTGTTCTGGCTGGGCATCGGCCTGTCCATCCTGATCAAGGGACCGATCGGGCTGCTGGTCGTGGCCCTGTCGATCATCGCCCTGTCGGTCTGGGACCGGAACATCAAGTGGTTGGGGCGTCTGGGCTGGGGCTGGGGTCTGCCGCTGGTGGCCCTGCTGGTCGGGCCCTGGGCCATCGCCATCACCATCGCCACCGACGGCGGCTTCTGGCGTGAAGCCATCGGCGGCGACCTGGCGCCCAAGCTGGCCGGCGCCCACGAAAGCCACGGCGGCTTCATCGGCATGTACGCCCTGCTGTCGCCTCTGCTGCTCTTCCCCGTCACCCTGATGCTGCCCGCCGCCCTGTCGACCGGCTGGCATCGTCGGGCCGAGCCGGCCATCCGCTTCGCCGTCTGCTGGCTGTTGCCCGCCTGGCTGATGTTCGAGATCGCCCCGACCAAGCTGTGGCACTACACCCTGCCCACCTTCGGCGCGATCGCGCTTCTGGCCGCCGCCGCCTTGACCCGGCCGATCGGCAAGGTTTCACGCATTTCCGGCGCCCTGCTCGGCCTGTTCGCCGCCGTCGTCATCTGCGCCATCACCGTCTATGGCCTGACCGAGTTCGGTCGCTCGACGGCCCAGACCTGGGCCACCGTGACCATCGTCTTCGCCGTCATGGCGGCGGCGGTCGGCGGCTTCCTTTTGGTCAATCGGGCGGCGATCACCGGGGTTCTGGCGGCCATCCTGTGCGGCGTCATCGCCCACGCCGGTCTGGCCGGGACCATCCGCCAGCTGCGCCCCCTGTCCATCGCCCCGCGTCTGGTGAAGACCCTGGAATCGGCCGAGCTGAGCCCGGCCCAGGGTCGCTATCCGGGGCCGGTGGCCATCACCGGCTTCCATGAGCCCAGCTTCGTCTTCCTGACCGGGCGCGACACCCAGTTGACCGACGGTCCCGGGGCCGCCCGGGCCCTGGCCGAGGGCCGCCCCGCCATCGTCGAGGCCCATGACGACGAAGAGTTCCGCCGCGCCCTGGCCGATCTGGGCGCCGCCGGTCGCGCCGTGGGCGTGGTCAGCGGCCACAACTACTCCTCGGGCGACGACGTGCGCCTGACGGTCTATGCGCCCGCAGGCGCCGGCGAACGGAGCGCACGCTAA